ATGTTCCTGCTCAGAAGAGCAGGAAAGTAACTGCTTTTTTTTGCAGCGTTGCCGACCGTGCGCCGGCACGGTCTATCAGGATGATTTTCTCTTTTATCCGGACGTCACACCCGGCACGAACTCCTGCACGAAGCCCCGGAGCGGGGAGGTGTCGACCGGCAGATGTCACTCTGCCGGTGATGGCGGGGGCGTTCGCATCTTCAGGCAGAGAACCGCCGGCTTCCCGACCAATGTTCAGGACGGAAAAATAGAGCTGAAAAGGGCTTCATACCCCTGCATCGGCGTGATAGGAATAGACCAGGGCAATGGACTGTTTCCGGTCATCAACACTCACATCCACCAGTGAGCAGGGGGTGCTGGTGGCGGCAGCGAGCATGCAGCCGATGCAGCTGCAGACCGGACATCCGACCATGGTGCAGCACTTCGGGGATTCGGCCCTCACCATCTTGCACCCGGAATACAGTCGAAAATTGTTGAGGGTCACGACAATGCTGTCACCGCTGCGAACGGCATTCGCACTATCGGCCACTTCGAGCACATCCGAACAGACCTCACCCACCGAAACCAGGAGTTCCGACTCATCGGACGCCAATATAAGTCCGGTTTCCCTGCAGAGATGATCGAAGAGGGGGAGGCCCTGCGGCACAAACACCAGTCCGGTCGAATTCTTCCCAATCGCAAACGAAAAATCGTTCTGCAGGACCGCATGTTCATATGTTCCGGCAGGGATGAATTGCATCACAGCCGGAGATCCGTTGTTTTGAGGGATGTAGACACCATCACCCATCAGACCCAGGTCTGAGGCCACTCTGCTGAGGTTGATTGTTCCGGCCACCGGCAACGCACTGATCACGGCCTGATCGACTGGTTCACCTTTAGAAAGGGTCAGCACAAAGATTCCGCCTACAAAACAGCCGATGCCGCTCAACACAAGAGTTGCACTCGTGAGATCTCCCCTATCGGTCAGGACAACGACAAAGAGGATCAGTGCCGCCGTTACGATGAGCACCGCACCGGCACCAAAATAATTGTTGTAACGCTCGTTCATCATCATCGAACCCCGATTCGTTTCCTCATCCTGGAGTCCCCATACCACACTATGCTCGCCGCCCCAAGACAGAGGACCGCAATAATGACCAGAGAGGCGATGAGGGTGTTAACGATGAGAATCCCCCATCCAATAATCAGAATGCCAATTCCGACTGTTCCTGCCCATGCAAGGGTTGAGCGCATCTCCCCTCCCACCCATGCAGAGAGCATTGCCGCCCAGATCACCGTGACCTGGATAAAAACAGCGATATTGTTAGCCCCGGAGGCGACAACAAGAGGTTCGCCGCCCACAATGATGGCAATCCATCCATCGCTCCCCATCCTGAATGAAAAAAGGACTGAAACAGCATAGAGTAGAATGAACAGAAGATACACCGGATCGATTCCAGAGAGAATACTCCATGCACCTGCGAGCACAGCGGGAAGCAGAACAATACCCGGAACGGCGATGCCGACCTTCATGCAGCCTTCACCTCCACCAGACCTCCGCTGATGCCTGCCCGCTTCAGGATCTGCTGGCGGTCCTGGTCCTTCTCCGTCCATATATCGACGCCCACATCAAACCTGGCGGCGATATCGGCAACCAATGCCAGATGGCTCAGATCACCCGCAAAACAGGAGAAGATTGAGATTTTTCCGGGACGAACTTTCGATACCGCCTCTGAAACCTGCCGTTCAAACACGGTGACCGGGCGTTCCTCCAGAACGGCGCCATAGACCGATGCGAGCGACGCAACGTATTCACGGGCTCCGTCTCCCCCATTGGCGCCGGCACCCCCGCGAGAATTGAGGGCCGCGATATCCCGTCGGATAGAGGTGAATGGACGGGACCGATAGAACCAGGTATCCTGTCTCGCCGACCAGGATGCAGAAATCGAGGCAAGAATCGCCCCATAATCCGGTTCACGCGGATGGAAGGCAATGACACCCGCTCCCCTGACGATCATGAGCGAGACATTCCCGGTTTCCTGCATCCAGGTGGCAATCGCCGACATCACAGCACCGGTGAGAGCAGAACGATCACTGTCGGTCACCATCACCTGCGGCACATCGAGAACCAGAAGAGGCGGTTCCTGATCCTCCGCAGCATATTCCCGGACATACAGGGAACCATACTTCGCAGAGATCTTCCAGTCGATATTCCGGACCGCATCTCCTTCCACATACTCCCTGATCGAACGCACGACGCCGGTCGTTCCAGATATCCGGCGACGATCCTCTGCACCGTTATGCATCCCTCCCCCTCTGCTGGAGAGGAAGAAACGGTTCGGCTTCATCAGGACCGAGGGCAGACGCATGGATTCAGCGGATAGTGTTCCTGAACAGGGGAAAAAGGGGTCAGCAACTGAAAGAGACACACCCCCGAAGCGTACGCTGCCGGTTACCGGAACGTTCATCCGATAATGAAGATGATATGCGTCATCCAGCGGTCCGTTCAGCCATACGGCCGGGTCCCCCTCGATCACCTCCCCACCCTCAGGCGGGATATCCCTGATCAGGGCCCGTATTCCCGGGGGAATTGTTGCCCGGATCTCGAGATCGACATCGATATCGGTCGTCGAGCGAGCGATCCGTTTCCCGACGTCCCTTTCGACGACGAGACTGCCCGCCACCTGCCCGAAGACGAGGGACATATATGCGTAACGGGCGAGGAGAAAGACGCTGAGAGCGCCTGCACCGATCAACGCAGGCACACTCCCGGCAATACCGGCGAGAGCGGCAAGTATGAGAATGCATGCGCCCGTGATCTCTGCGCCCCGACCGACCTCCACTACTGCACCTCGACAGCAGCCAGAATTTCTTCGGTCACATCTGCCGTCGTGATCCCCCCGATGTCGGCCTCACGCCGGAGAATCAGGCGGTGAGGAAGAGCGTACCTGGCAATATTTTTCACATCGTCCGGAATGACATATGATCTGCCGTTGAGCGCGGCAAGGGCCCTGCTCCCTCTGACAAAGGCAATTGAGGCCCTCGGGCTCGCACCGAGCCAGATATGGTCATGACTCCTGGTTTCGAGGATCAGGTCCCTGATATAGTGCATTATCGGTCCTTCGACCCGGATCTTCTGGATCGTCCGGACATACTGCTGGATGGTATAGGGGGCCAGCACCGGACGGATCTCTTCGCTGAATGCCTCCCAGTCCAGATATCCGGTGCTCTCCCTTCTGATAATCTCCAGTTCTTCATCCGCACTGAGATACTGGAGATGTGCACTGAACATGAACCGGTCTTTCTGTGCCTCGATCAGCGGGAAGGTGCCCTCGAACTCATAGGGGTTCTGGGTGGCGATCACAAAAAAGGGATCGGAAAAACGGTTGCGAATGCCGTCTATCGTAGCCTGCCGCTCACTCATCGCCTCAATAAAGGCGCTCTGCGTCCGAGGACTGACACGATTGATCTCGTCGATCAGAACAAAATTCGCGAATATCGGCCCCTTTTTCAAGATAAAATCCCGTTTTTCAGGATCGTAGACCCGCACACCGAGGATGTCCGCGGGCTGCATGTCAACGGCGCACTGGATCCTCCGGAACTCACACCCTGAGAGCAGGGCCACCGTTTTTGCAAGGACCGTCTTCGCCGTCCCGGGGACGCCCTCAAGGAGTATGTGCCCCCCGCTGAGCATGCCCACATACATCATCTCGATGAGCGGACGGTTCCCGACGACAAAACGTTCGATCTGACTGGAAATCTGTGCATAGGCTTCTGATAATGCCTTCAGATCATTGGATACTCTTTCCTGAGCCATGATATCACCTGGCAATCTTCCTCGTCCACACCAGTGCAGCTGCCGCCAGGACAGCGCACAATACCGCAGCCTGAAGATAGGGGCTGCATTTCAGGGCAACAAAACCGGATCCAAAGGCACTGGTCCGCTCAGTTGCCGAATTGTCTCCAGAAACAAGGACATTCTGCTTCAAAGAAACCAGATTTTCAACAAACGCTCGATTCCCTTCCGGTGCTGTATGCTTCTGCATCGCATTGATGAAGATACTCGGGTCCGCGCAGACGATGACCTCTCCTCCGCCCACATCCTCCCTGGCGATGAAAACGAATGTTCCTGAGGGTTCTCCCGGGTCCATCAGGGCATTCCCGTCAAGGTCGTACCAGCTGAACAGTCCGGATGAGAGGAGGGGTTCCCCATCCAGTACCTGTGCCGGACGGTTGAACGCCACCCATTCAATACCCCTGACCAGGGGGTGATCGGTTGCCTGATACCCCTTCGGGAAGGATGGATCCCTGTAGGCGGTATCCAGCCCGGTGATATTGCCGGGAGCGATCCGCATTTTCGAACCGATGCCCGCAAGGAGTGAGTTGGAAATGCCGGAATCGTCGGCGATGAAGAGGGTGTTGTTACCGTACAGAAATGCCCGGATGTCGTTGACCTCACCATCGCCGGCAGAGGTCGTGGGGGCGATCATGAGAAGGAGAGTATCGGAACAGGACAGAAGATCGTCCGAGTCCACCAGAACCGAGGCGCCGTGCCCGTCCAGCACCCCCCTGACGATCGAGGTGCCATTCCACTCGAGGTTGTATCTGCTGTACTCGAGGTCATTTGCGGAGAGGTGAACAAGGAGGATGAACACCACCGCCACTGCCAGCACGGTGGATACAAGATGGACCCGGTTAATCGTTCACACCCCCGAAGTCCTTTACCACAGTGTCATAGGAGGAGAACACCAGTCGTGCTGTATCGGCCGTCGGGCTGTCTGACCCATATCTCGCCTCCTCATAGAGGCCGATAAAGTGTTTGAGCCCATCATCAGGGCCTTTTGCACCCGCTCCAAGTATTTCCCGGGGAGTCCATGCCGGATAATTGCTGATCTGTGCTTTTCGGGCTATCCGGGCTGCTATTGAGCAATAGAGCAGACGGACTGCATCACCATATCGGTTCCCGCCGACAAGATCAGCGTACCTCTGTGCGATCTCCTCTGGAGCCGGGAGAGGACGGGGCCATTCCGGTGTTTCTGGATGAAACAGACCCGGAGAGGCTGTTCGCCTGGGCACCGGCGATGCGTTCCTCCATGTTTTCCGCATCATTTCATCCCTTAAAATTGCCGCCCCCACAAGACAGGCGATCAAAACTGCGGCAATCTTGAGTATCAGGGAGGTGATCGTTGCGGCCGGAGGAGGTATCTCAAGTGTGACAATCTCGCTGGTGGTATATTCAAGTGGATGGGTTTCTCCGTCGACAGAGGCATACACACTCCGGATACCGGGCTCAAATTGCCCGGTACAATAATATGATCCCGATTCATCCGTGATGGTCTCAACGCTTCTGCCGTCGTCAGAAACAATAGTGACGCGTTCACCCGAGACCGGCATGTCATGACAGGTGAGTGTTCCACTGCAGGCAACATTTGCTTCATCTTCGGTGATCATCCGGACAGAGAGGGTGAGATCTGCTGCCGAGGGCAGAACGGTAAACTCGATCACGCGGGAATATCTGCTGCCGTGAGTGGCATAGACAAGGTGTCTGCCGGCTTTCAGGTCACCTGCGGGATATTCGGCAATGTACCTGCCGTCGATATCGGTCTGTACCGTTCCCCGCAGCGTACTGTCGATATAGATCGAGACATCGGTGTATGGACTTCGATAGAGTGTTCCGGCCATGATGATGCTCTCGCCGAAACGCGCTGTATCGGTGTCGATGCCAAGCGTCATTGGAAAGAGCGGATTGAGTGTTATCTGTGCCGTTCTCTCCTCCTGAGCGGCGGCAACGCCCTCGACCACCCTGGAGAATGTATCAGTGCTCTGTTCATATGAGGAGGATTCGACACCATAACGGCCGCTGATGTTGACGAGACGCGACTGCTGTGTAGAATATTTTGCATAGGCTTCTTCCATTTTCAATTTGAGGGCATCACCCTCATATGTCACAGAATACAGATATTCAGGATTATTTTCGTCCCGATACTGGATTTCAAGACTTGATAATTCATCAAAACGTCGACTGTCTTCCAGAAGGACCGCAAGTGCATCCACACTCTCCCTGTTGCGATCCCCGAACTCCTTCATCTCGCTCTCGGTCATGTCGAGATTGATGATCATGTTGTTGAAAGATCTGGATGCAGCTGCATATTGTTCGAGTTCCTCCTGCGCCGCAACATAGTCCTTGTTCCTGATATGCACGACGATCGTTCCCGACCGATCCATCAGATCGCCCATCGCAGGAATAACCGATCCTGCCGGATCGCCAGAGATCACATCATATTTTGCCGGATTTACATGCGAAAGCGTTGAAGAGGTGTTCTGTACGGAATACAGTAGCGGAGAATCGAGAATGGCGAAAAGCATGACGATGATGCCGATAGAGACAACGATCAGAAGTGCTTTGATATAAACCCGTTTCATGACATAACAACTCTCACCATCTTATCGACAATGGCGGCGCCGAAGACCACAAAACCCGCTGCGACGAGATATCTGAGGTACATGATGTGGGAGGGACGGGCAGAGGAGGTGTTCATCACCTCGATGAGGATGAATAATCCAATGGATGCGAGTACGAAGAAGAACGTGATGTCGATGTTCCTGGCAAGCACAAGCGCAAAAACCACGGCAAACAGCCATCCCATCAGCCCCCCCGCTGCATACTGTTTCTTCGGACAGCCCATCAACACCACGATGCAGGTTCTCGTATAAAAATATTACTCAAACCCCGCCTGGTCGCACATCCGGTTCAGTATATTTATATGAGCAAAAAATGATGT
This genomic interval from Methanofollis fontis contains the following:
- a CDS encoding DUF58 domain-containing protein, which codes for MEVGRGAEITGACILILAALAGIAGSVPALIGAGALSVFLLARYAYMSLVFGQVAGSLVVERDVGKRIARSTTDIDVDLEIRATIPPGIRALIRDIPPEGGEVIEGDPAVWLNGPLDDAYHLHYRMNVPVTGSVRFGGVSLSVADPFFPCSGTLSAESMRLPSVLMKPNRFFLSSRGGGMHNGAEDRRRISGTTGVVRSIREYVEGDAVRNIDWKISAKYGSLYVREYAAEDQEPPLLVLDVPQVMVTDSDRSALTGAVMSAIATWMQETGNVSLMIVRGAGVIAFHPREPDYGAILASISASWSARQDTWFYRSRPFTSIRRDIAALNSRGGAGANGGDGAREYVASLASVYGAVLEERPVTVFERQVSEAVSKVRPGKISIFSCFAGDLSHLALVADIAARFDVGVDIWTEKDQDRQQILKRAGISGGLVEVKAA
- a CDS encoding AAA family ATPase, which gives rise to MAQERVSNDLKALSEAYAQISSQIERFVVGNRPLIEMMYVGMLSGGHILLEGVPGTAKTVLAKTVALLSGCEFRRIQCAVDMQPADILGVRVYDPEKRDFILKKGPIFANFVLIDEINRVSPRTQSAFIEAMSERQATIDGIRNRFSDPFFVIATQNPYEFEGTFPLIEAQKDRFMFSAHLQYLSADEELEIIRRESTGYLDWEAFSEEIRPVLAPYTIQQYVRTIQKIRVEGPIMHYIRDLILETRSHDHIWLGASPRASIAFVRGSRALAALNGRSYVIPDDVKNIARYALPHRLILRREADIGGITTADVTEEILAAVEVQ
- a CDS encoding DUF4350 domain-containing protein, translated to MLAVAVVFILLVHLSANDLEYSRYNLEWNGTSIVRGVLDGHGASVLVDSDDLLSCSDTLLLMIAPTTSAGDGEVNDIRAFLYGNNTLFIADDSGISNSLLAGIGSKMRIAPGNITGLDTAYRDPSFPKGYQATDHPLVRGIEWVAFNRPAQVLDGEPLLSSGLFSWYDLDGNALMDPGEPSGTFVFIAREDVGGGEVIVCADPSIFINAMQKHTAPEGNRAFVENLVSLKQNVLVSGDNSATERTSAFGSGFVALKCSPYLQAAVLCAVLAAAALVWTRKIAR
- a CDS encoding DUF4129 domain-containing protein, with the translated sequence MKRVYIKALLIVVSIGIIVMLFAILDSPLLYSVQNTSSTLSHVNPAKYDVISGDPAGSVIPAMGDLMDRSGTIVVHIRNKDYVAAQEELEQYAAASRSFNNMIINLDMTESEMKEFGDRNRESVDALAVLLEDSRRFDELSSLEIQYRDENNPEYLYSVTYEGDALKLKMEEAYAKYSTQQSRLVNISGRYGVESSSYEQSTDTFSRVVEGVAAAQEERTAQITLNPLFPMTLGIDTDTARFGESIIMAGTLYRSPYTDVSIYIDSTLRGTVQTDIDGRYIAEYPAGDLKAGRHLVYATHGSRYSRVIEFTVLPSAADLTLSVRMITEDEANVACSGTLTCHDMPVSGERVTIVSDDGRSVETITDESGSYYCTGQFEPGIRSVYASVDGETHPLEYTTSEIVTLEIPPPAATITSLILKIAAVLIACLVGAAILRDEMMRKTWRNASPVPRRTASPGLFHPETPEWPRPLPAPEEIAQRYADLVGGNRYGDAVRLLYCSIAARIARKAQISNYPAWTPREILGAGAKGPDDGLKHFIGLYEEARYGSDSPTADTARLVFSSYDTVVKDFGGVND